One Candidatus Dependentiae bacterium DNA window includes the following coding sequences:
- a CDS encoding proton-conducting transporter membrane subunit → MQIIEFKNFFYVDSLSLVMLTLISFVTSIAYSFSTRYMKGDSVYSLFLLRLIKIAFFASLMVLSNNLVLFFITWNLSNIVLVKLMIHKSSWKSAFCSGILAGKNFILGAIFLFFGFGILYWDTGKLSINAISGSNISHFSLLIAQIFLLLAAMTQSAIWPFHKWLISSLNSPTPVSAIMHAGLINGGGFLLMRFSFLYINSPNVLLLIFIIGLTTACIGTTWKLMQHDIKRMLACSTMGQMGFMFAQCGLGLFSSAIIHLCLHGLFKAYLFLGSGDAAKEKQIELKYPPRCSAFFISLLAGLIGCYGFAHMSVHDYSLFDTSLMTLFLVWIVCCQFMLSLMFEELSLKKIISFFIIVFILGCIYGAMICFLDGLLESLNLVHPQPLNIIHLLGMALLLFGWLCILFTKKFNSLTATPEWMLCLYVKILNASQPDDRTVTNNRNDYTYLK, encoded by the coding sequence CTTACTCCTTCTCAACAAGGTACATGAAGGGTGATTCTGTATACTCTCTTTTTTTATTAAGGCTTATTAAAATAGCTTTTTTTGCGAGCTTAATGGTTCTTTCAAATAATTTAGTTTTGTTTTTCATTACATGGAACTTAAGCAATATAGTTTTGGTTAAATTAATGATCCATAAATCTAGCTGGAAGTCTGCTTTTTGCTCAGGGATTTTAGCTGGTAAAAATTTTATTCTCGGCGCTATTTTTCTTTTCTTTGGGTTTGGAATTTTATATTGGGATACGGGGAAATTATCTATTAATGCTATTTCTGGCAGTAATATTTCTCATTTTTCTCTCTTGATTGCACAAATTTTTCTGTTATTAGCTGCTATGACACAGTCAGCAATCTGGCCTTTTCATAAATGGCTCATTAGTTCGCTCAATTCTCCAACTCCCGTATCGGCAATTATGCATGCCGGACTCATTAATGGCGGAGGTTTTTTATTAATGCGATTTTCTTTTTTATATATCAACTCGCCAAATGTATTGCTTCTCATTTTTATTATTGGGCTAACAACAGCATGCATAGGAACAACTTGGAAGCTTATGCAGCATGACATAAAGCGAATGCTTGCATGCTCAACAATGGGCCAAATGGGTTTTATGTTTGCTCAGTGCGGCCTGGGATTATTTTCTTCTGCCATAATTCATCTTTGTTTGCATGGATTATTTAAAGCATACCTCTTTCTTGGATCGGGTGATGCAGCTAAAGAAAAACAGATAGAGTTAAAATATCCTCCAAGATGTAGTGCTTTTTTTATTTCTTTGCTAGCCGGTTTAATTGGATGCTATGGATTTGCGCATATGAGCGTTCATGATTATAGCCTTTTCGATACAAGCTTAATGACATTGTTTTTAGTATGGATTGTATGCTGTCAATTCATGCTTTCTTTAATGTTTGAAGAATTATCATTAAAGAAAATTATCAGTTTTTTTATAATTGTTTTTATTCTTGGTTGCATTTATGGAGCAATGATTTGTTTTTTAGATGGTTTACTAGAAAGTCTAAACCTTGTTCATCCTCAGCCCCTTAATATTATTCATTTATTAGGAATGGCCCTTTTATTATTTGGATGGCTCTGCATATTGTTCACTAAAAAATTTAATAGTCTTACTGCGACTCCAGAATGGATGCTTTGTTTGTATGTTAAGATTTTAAATGCAAGTCAACCAGACGATAGAACTGTTACAAATAATCGTAATGACTATACCTATTTAAAGTAG